A genomic window from Plasmodium malariae genome assembly, chromosome: 10 includes:
- the EIF3B gene encoding eukaryotic translation initiation factor 3 subunit B, putative yields MVKVTKEELSDKGLEEFLSDDSDEGNEAMLNKKYAEKEALITLETRFPQIITILGIPKVEEEKHSRLAEVLKKLFIRHLSAKISDSSLMNIKIYMPTDEEKKTKGICFVSFNDSFQANEAVKILNKLKLDAKHVLTASKMDDIENIINRDEHVMPINVVGFTREKIRWWLYDEKCREQFIVRYDSHFEVHWFDPLEKEPQLIYTTFKKNAPFSSVQWSNQGSYLVSFHNPGIALWGGDNFEKLIRLQHKSVKEISFSPNENYVLTWDGTPASLRNEKSICIWRVITGKLLRSFITPEYSPREKNFPYFLWSPDDKYIACVGKQKEVYVYELPSMLLLEDQEKKRIPLKYSMVKEFDWSPVDNIISIWMPGTTSIPGTLTFVEIPSRKELVSRKIYDVSQASIHWQSKGDYLCLKTTIEKKISKKNKKEFTQLEIFRLREKNIPVDNIQIEGVKTKQFHWEESNSNRFALIVRDENTSKQQIRFYKISNKGTARNAKWTSTFDINSQMNFMRWSPQGAYFILASLASEGMLYFCVLNTNDEVEVIHKDEHLLVSSLAWSNCGRYLVTSVSNAANASSSNYREENSEAGFFIWTFQGRCLMTIKKPSFYQFLFRPHPKSLFSDKLKLDIKNNLKDYSKKFDVIDEKIRIAKRNELLLERKNVEDSFNEKLDKITKLFQSFKEYEQFKKNWEIFESQFEWEEKTVVIEHVLSVKQEIFA; encoded by the coding sequence ATGGTGAAGGTGACAAAGGAGGAGCTGAGCGATAAGGGGCTGGAGGAATTCCTTTCTGACGATAGTGATGAGGGGAATGAAGCaatgttaaataaaaaatatgcagaAAAAGAAGCTTTAATAACGTTAGAAACCAGATTTCCTCAAATCATTACAATATTAGGTATACCAAAAGTTGAGGAGGAAAAGCATAGTAGGTTAGCGGAAgttttaaagaaattatttattcgaCACTTAAGTGCAAAGATTAGTGATTCGTCtcttatgaatataaaaatatatatgccaACAGATGAAGAGAAGAAAACAAAAGGGATTTGTTTCGTATCATTTAATGATAGTTTTCAAGCAAATGAAGCAGTAaagatattaaataaattaaagcTGGATGCAAAACATGTATTAACAGCATCTAAAATGGATGATATAGAGAATATTATAAATCGAGATGAACATGTAATGCCCATTAATGTAGTTGGATTTACAAGAGAAAAGATAAGATGGTGGttatatgatgaaaaatGTAGAGAGCAGTTTATTGTTAGATATGATAGTCATTTTGAAGTACATTGGTTTGATCCATTAGAAAAAGAACCGCAGTTAATATATACCacttttaagaaaaatgcaCCATTTTCAAGTGTCCAATGGAGTAACCAAGGATCGTACTTAGTGAGTTTCCATAACCCAGGTATAGCACTATGGGGTGGtgataattttgaaaaattaattagaTTACAACATAAAAGTGTAAAAGAAATTAGTTTTTCGccaaatgaaaattatgtattaacATGGGATGGTACTCCTGCTTCTTTACGAAATGAAAaatctatatgtatatggaGGGTAATAACAGGAAAATTACTTCGTTCCTTTATAACACCAGAATATAGTccaagagaaaaaaattttccataCTTTTTATGGAGTCCagatgataaatatattgctTGTGTAGGTAAACAAAAAGAAGTATACGTATATGAATTACCATCtatgttattattagaagatcaagaaaaaaaaagaattcctttaaaatattctatgGTAAAAGAATTTGATTGGTCACCAGtagataatattatttctatttggATGCCTGGCACAACAAGTATACCAGGTACTTTAACTTTTGTAGAAATACCATCAAGAAAAGAATTAGTGTCtagaaaaatttatgatGTTAGTCAGGCATCTATCCATTGGCAAAGTAAAGGAGATTACTTATGTCTTAAAACAAccattgaaaaaaaaattagtaaaaaaaataaaaaagaatttacaCAATTAGAAATTTTCCGcttaagagaaaaaaatatacctgTTGATAATATTCAAATTGAAGGAGTTAAGACTAAACAATTTCATTGGGAAGAGTCAAATAGTAACAGATTTGCTCTAATTGTTCGAGATGAAAATACAAGTAAACAACAAATcagattttataaaatttcaaataaaGGAACTGCTAGAAATGCTAAATGGACAAGTACATTCGATATTAATAGTCAAATGAACTTTATGCGTTGGTCACCTCAAGGtgcatattttattctagCTTCCCTAGCATCGGAAGGGATGTTATATTTCTGTGTTTTGAATACAAATGATGAAGTAGAAGTAATACATAAGGATGAACACTTGTTAGTCAGTTCATTAGCATGGAGTAATTGTGGTAGATATTTGGTTACCTCCGTGTCTAATGCTGCTAATGCTTCGAGCTCAAACTATAGAGAGGAAAATAGTGAAGCAggtttttttatttggacATTTCAAGGCAGATGTCTTATGACTATTAAAAAGCCATCTTTTTATCAATTCCTTTTTAGACCTCACCCAAAGTCACTCTTTAGTGATAAACTTAAATTAGatattaagaataatttaaaggATTACTCCAAAAAATTCGACGTTattgatgaaaaaattagaattgCTAAAAGGAATGAACTACTACTTGAAAGGAAAAATGTTGAGGATTCATTTAATGAGAAATTGGACAAAATTACTAAACTTTTTCAGTCCTTTAAGGAATATGAGCAGTTTAAGAAAAACTGGGAAATATTTGAAAGCCAGTTTGAGTGGGAGGAGAAAACTGTCGTCATCGAGCACGTCCTTTCCGTCAAGCAGGAGATATTTGCCTAG